A window of Streptomyces sp. Je 1-332 genomic DNA:
GACATCTATCTGGAGGTCCAGCGCAGCGCTGCCTTCCAGGAGGTGCGCGGCCGGTATCGGCGTTTCGTCGTCCCCGGGGTGGCTGTCTTCCTCACCTGGTACCTCGCGTATGTCGTGACGGCGACGACCGCACCGGGACTGATGGCGCGGCCCGTCGCAGGCTCCGTGAACGTCGCGATGCTCGCCGGCCTCGGGCAGTTCCTCACGACCTTCTTGCTGACCTGGGCGTACGCCCGGCACGCCCGGCTGAGGAGGGATCACGCGGCGCTCGATCTGCGCTGGTCCGTCTTCGAGCAAAAGCGGGAGCAGGACCAAAAGCGGGAGCGGGAGCAGAAGCGGGATCGGGACCAGAAGCGGGAGCAGGAGCCGGCCCGGGGGAGCGAGCGATGACCGGGGACCACCAGACGCTCGCGCTGCTGTTGTTCGGCGTGTTCGTGGCCGTCACGCTCGCCATCACGACGTGGGTGAGCCGCAACCGACACGGCTCGGCCGAGGAGTTCTACGCGGGCGGACGCCTCTTCTCGCCCATGGAGAATGGATTCGCCATCGCGGGCGACTACATGTCGGCCGCCTCCTTCCTCGGCATCTCCGGACTGATCGCCCTCTTCGGGTACGACGGGCTGCTCTACTCGGTGGGCTTCCTCGTCGCCTGGCTCGTCGTGCTGTTCCTGGTGGCCGAACTGGTGCGCAACTGCGGGCGGTTCACGCTCGCCGATGTCGTCGCCGCCCGGATGAGGGAGCGACCCGTGCGCATCGCGGCGGGAACTTCTTCGGTGACCGTGTCCGTTCTCTACCTGGTGGCGCAGATGGTGGGGGCGGGCTCACTGGTGGCGCTGCTACTCGGCGGGACGAGCGGGGCGGCGCAGGCCT
This region includes:
- a CDS encoding DUF485 domain-containing protein, which produces MEKHDGRDAGQARTGDPRDPWYDALASGWGELDGTGAPAPVAAPRAAPERIASAADIYLEVQRSAAFQEVRGRYRRFVVPGVAVFLTWYLAYVVTATTAPGLMARPVAGSVNVAMLAGLGQFLTTFLLTWAYARHARLRRDHAALDLRWSVFEQKREQDQKREREQKRDRDQKREQEPARGSER